In Biomphalaria glabrata chromosome 11, xgBioGlab47.1, whole genome shotgun sequence, the following proteins share a genomic window:
- the LOC129929003 gene encoding uncharacterized protein LOC129929003, producing MFNQTLLRHVVLLLLGCLLFKYHSAEDCRYQFLLPGSCYIDSGSSSDVILPCTIETCSNAAYTCDYTGTGQDFSYLVFYCNTNNSTRLNCTFRRASWTLYNNLTALFNVCLINEGGTCNILTRNVSNCVLNSYSVTHASTLTALKIATSTLSLPSPLNASTTNPTPTEWTEAEATLVETTITPLNTTELNSTNITLSTSLFNTTNSTIVKNGNSSDKRQLITISVAVPLGSCIIASLIVGVFIWRCKVRKTRSQGTKVTKVVSARNNRTGLNNVLLDKTLVKEVQNENHVYNHPDSRDSNYINSAMSQYTICTESVDKRDVPVDTYGNNLIERIVSPEITTNKTVLSKGDRDDEKDENELNRNDLNSQYDSQQPTQNGYCEITLLDQSLQDVTGYSRLSVSQDKHHTYEKFKK from the exons ATGTTTAATC aaactTTATTGAGACATGTGGTTCTACTGTTGTTGGGATGTCTTCTGTTCAAGTATCACTCAGCAGAAGACTGCAGATATCAATTCCTATTGCCTGGTTCTTGTTACATCGATTCCGG ATCATCATCAGATGTCATCCTACCTTGTACTATTGAAACATGCAGCAATGCAGCCTACACGTGTGACTATACTGGAACTGGACAAGACTTCAGctatttagttttttattgtAACACTAATAATAGCACAAGGTTGAATTGTACATTTCGTAGAGCATCATGGACATTATACAACAACTTAACAGCcttgtttaatgtttgtttaattAATGAAGGAGGAACGTGTAATATACTTACACGAAATGTGTCTAATTGTGTTTTAAATAGTTATAGTGTCACTCATGCATCTACATTAACTGCATTAAAGATCGCGACATCAACTCTAAGCTTACCATCACCTCTGAACGCTTCAACCACCAACCCAACACCAACTGAATGGACGGAGGCTGAGGCTACATTGGTCGAGACGACCATAACACCACTAAATACTACTGAATTAAATTCAACAAACATTACACTTTCGACTTCATTATTTAATACAACAAATTCGACTATTGTCAAAAATGGTAATAGTAGTGATAAGAGGCAATTAATTACTATAAGTGTAGCAGTTCCACTAGGTAGTTGTATTATTGCTTCTTTAATAGTGGGCGTATTTATCTGGAGATGTAAGGTAAGAAAGACTCGGTCGCAAGGAACGAAAGTTACCAAGGTAGTATCAGCAAGAAATAATAGAACCGGTCTTAATAATGTACTACTAGACAAGACATTAGTCAAGGAAGTTCAGAATGAAAACCATGTGTATAATCACCCCGACAGTCGAGATTCTAATTATATCAACAGCGCTATGAGTCAATATACCATCTGTACTGAAAGTGTGGACAAGCGAGATGTACCTGTTGATACTTACGGCAATAACTTAATTGAACGCATCGTTTCTCCTgagataacaacaaacaaaactgtATTAAGTAAGGGTGACAGAGATGACGAGAAAGATGAGAATGAACTTAACAGAAACGACCTCAACTCTCAATATGATTCCCAGCAACCAACACAAAATGGCTACTGTGAAATCACTTTACTTGATCAAAGCTTGCAAGATGTCACAGGTTACTCCAGACTTTCTGTATCACAAGACAAACATCATACCTATGAAAAGTTCAAGAAGTAA